From Triticum urartu cultivar G1812 chromosome 2, Tu2.1, whole genome shotgun sequence, a single genomic window includes:
- the LOC125535883 gene encoding ankyrin repeat domain-containing protein 2A, with the protein MGVESAQPTPAATAEQAQDLIDAARYDELEDVVALFSAGVPLDSADSQGRTALHMASANGHLAVVEYLIQNGANVNSTNLEKNTPLHWACLNGHTEVIKALICAGAIVSVLNSHEKTPMDEALTLGKMEVVDAIGAAVAQAELNGVTVS; encoded by the exons ATGGGCGTCGAATCGGCGCAGCCAacccccgccgccaccgccgagcAGGCCCAGGATCTCATCGAC GCCGCGAGGTACGACGAGCTGGAAGACGTCGTCGCCCTCTTCTCCGCCGGTGTCCCCCTCGACTCCGCAGATTCGCAAGGCCGGACGG CTCTTCATATGGCTTCTGCCAATGGGCATCTTGCTGTGGTGGAGTACTTGATTCAAAATGGAGCG AATGTTAACTCTACAAACTTGGAGAAGAACACGCCTCTCCACTGGGCATGCCTCAATGGACATACAGAG GTAATCAAGGCTTTGATATGTGCTGGGGCTATCGTAAGTGTACTGAACAG CCATGAGAAAACCCCTATGGATGAGGCACTGACTCTCGGAAAGATGGAAGTGGTCGATGCAATCGGTGCAGCAGTAGCTCAAGCAGAGCTCAATGGTGTTACTGTCTCCTAA